From candidate division KSB1 bacterium:
TAAATTGCCCTATTTTTTATCCACTCCAAAGCATTTTACCAAATCAGGTAGAAATGGTAGTACAACATAAAGTGTGTAAATTTCAATTGCAATTTTCATAAAAAGGGCTTATTCTTCCAGTATTTCAAAATTGACCGATCATCATCTTGAAATTATCTGGAGGAATTCGTTCATGGAAAATGTTGCTACTAAATATCCTGATTGTCAAGAAAATAGTTCTGATAATTTATTTGAAACCACTGACCAATTGATGCCCAATGATGAAGAGTTCTTTGATATGCTGGAACAACAGCTTCGGCATATTGCCAGAATTACCATCATTACCACCTTTAATGATGAATTTGAACGGTTTATTAGAACCGCACCTTATCAGTTATCTGCTGATCGCACGAATTCCGGAAACGGGTTTCAATACCGAAGCTTTGAGACTCGATTTGGTGTAATTAAAGATATTCGCATTTCCAGGTCTCGAAAAAGGCGATTTATCACCAAATTGTTCCATCGATGGAACCGCCGTGAAACAAGATTACTCGAGCCATTGCTGATCTGTTTGTCAATGGCATCAGCACCCGAAAGGTGAAAAAAATTACCCAAGCCATCTGGGGGCGCAACTATAGTGCGACCACGGT
This genomic window contains:
- a CDS encoding transposase → MENVATKYPDCQENSSDNLFETTDQLMPNDEEFFDMLEQQLRHIARITIITTFNDEFERFIRTAPYQLSADRTNSGNGFQYRSFETRFGVIKDIRISRSRKRRFITKLFHRWNRRETRLLEPLLICLSMASAPER